In uncultured Cohaesibacter sp., a genomic segment contains:
- a CDS encoding phage major capsid protein, with protein MPISANVIQYVADSATDYYLNKGEALQQAMQARPLVAIMERKAKEFPSGKAGLSFAIQGARGANGVGDPAGGGTASATLKGYEGDDTVEFYNPNEMNRVAYDWKEHHIGLSVTHTELKQDGITVTDEAGKTAEKGGREATALVNLWENKLFDFGERYADSLNLLLWGDGTADPKALHGLQYFLLANPLAGTTGGIDRASAIGEYFTNRARTAAYKTAFDASGKAASEEIRWGGDAVQYDVADGGALTQVLQYEKRQLIRYGGRPDVFLAGSDFIDAYEREQRANGNVQVRNYKGNQDGAMGSVLFDGTTIEYDPTLDDLGFAKRGYWFDSNKITLMKMQGEWRRNHNPARPHDKFVLRRSITSTGQMIAKQLNSSLVIDIK; from the coding sequence ACGGACTACTACCTCAACAAGGGCGAGGCCCTTCAGCAGGCCATGCAGGCGCGTCCTCTCGTCGCCATCATGGAACGCAAGGCCAAAGAGTTCCCGTCCGGTAAGGCTGGCTTGAGCTTTGCCATTCAGGGCGCACGCGGCGCGAATGGCGTCGGCGATCCTGCTGGCGGCGGCACCGCCTCCGCGACCCTTAAGGGCTACGAGGGAGACGACACGGTCGAGTTCTACAATCCGAACGAGATGAACCGCGTTGCCTATGACTGGAAGGAGCACCACATCGGTCTTTCCGTCACCCATACCGAGCTGAAGCAGGACGGCATCACCGTCACCGACGAAGCTGGTAAGACCGCCGAGAAGGGCGGACGTGAAGCCACTGCGCTCGTCAACCTCTGGGAAAACAAGCTGTTCGACTTCGGCGAGCGTTATGCCGATAGCCTGAACCTGTTGCTCTGGGGCGACGGCACCGCCGACCCTAAAGCGCTGCACGGGTTGCAGTATTTCCTCTTGGCGAACCCCCTTGCAGGCACGACCGGCGGCATCGACCGCGCGTCCGCCATTGGTGAATACTTCACCAACCGCGCCCGCACCGCAGCCTACAAGACTGCTTTCGACGCGTCCGGGAAGGCCGCCTCGGAAGAAATTCGCTGGGGCGGTGACGCGGTCCAGTACGACGTCGCAGACGGCGGCGCACTGACGCAGGTTCTTCAGTACGAGAAGCGCCAGCTTATCCGCTACGGCGGTCGCCCTGACGTCTTTCTTGCTGGCTCCGACTTTATCGACGCCTACGAACGCGAGCAGCGTGCGAACGGCAACGTGCAGGTCCGGAACTACAAGGGCAATCAGGACGGTGCCATGGGCTCTGTTCTGTTCGATGGGACCACCATCGAATACGACCCGACGCTCGATGACCTGGGCTTTGCGAAGCGCGGCTACTGGTTCGACAGCAACAAGATCACCCTCATGAAGATGCAGGGCGAGTGGCGTCGTAACCACAACCCGGCTCGCCCGCACGACAAGTTTGTGTTGCGCCGTTCGATCACGTCCACCGGGCAGATGATCGCCAAGCAGCTCAACTCTTCTCTGGTGATTGACATCAAGTAA